Proteins from a single region of Candidatus Binatia bacterium:
- a CDS encoding DUF255 domain-containing protein encodes MSEFRFSPRPNRAGEIGWMPWGEAAFARAAAEDKPILLSISAVWCHWCHVMDETSYSDSGVIDAINRGYVPVRVDNDRRPDVNARYNMGGWPTTAFLAPDGTTLTGATYLPPNQMRDALEQIGRFYKERKDEIAARASEMRARRPRVASAGEELNDAPIATLIDTLRAAFDEEYGGFGDAPKFPQPDVHEFLLGEWRRSGAQDLYDMVARTMLGMARGGTYDHVEGGFFRYSTTRDWSVPHFEKMAEDHAGLLRVLAALVTFAPTEDFRTTLVSALGYVRTVLLDSQTGFFAGSQDADESYFALPLERRREQRAPYVDRTSYSNWTCALAGALCLAAQALDDDALLTNAQRTLDNVHDRLIDADGLAYHVLQPGGEPEVRGLFTDQVAYARALLDAYETTGAARFLDRAQSLCDPVIERFAAEDGGFYDRVPTPHALGRLALTDRPIGDNGTFAEVLLRLAALTESPTYRDRAESILRAYAATSASAGPFAATYARALRRFLSPEVTVRIAGAPEQTAAFREAALRLPSPFVAIRTLPAEDGAVAAYVCKGRACGPPAREPGALRAAYDALGTLGADVT; translated from the coding sequence ATGAGTGAGTTTCGTTTCTCGCCACGACCCAACCGCGCCGGTGAAATCGGCTGGATGCCGTGGGGCGAGGCTGCGTTCGCGCGCGCGGCTGCGGAAGACAAACCGATCCTGCTCTCGATCTCAGCCGTCTGGTGTCACTGGTGCCACGTCATGGACGAAACGTCGTATTCCGACTCCGGAGTAATCGACGCGATCAACCGCGGCTACGTTCCGGTGCGCGTCGACAACGACCGCCGTCCGGACGTCAACGCGCGCTACAACATGGGCGGCTGGCCGACCACCGCCTTTCTGGCGCCCGACGGAACGACGCTGACGGGCGCGACCTATCTTCCGCCGAACCAGATGCGCGACGCACTCGAGCAGATCGGGCGCTTCTATAAGGAGAGAAAGGACGAGATCGCGGCGCGCGCCTCCGAGATGCGCGCACGCCGGCCGCGCGTCGCTTCGGCCGGCGAGGAGCTGAACGACGCGCCGATCGCGACGCTGATCGATACGCTGCGCGCGGCGTTCGACGAGGAGTACGGCGGATTCGGCGACGCGCCGAAGTTCCCGCAGCCCGACGTGCACGAGTTTCTGCTCGGCGAATGGCGGCGCAGCGGCGCGCAGGATCTTTACGACATGGTCGCGCGCACTATGCTCGGCATGGCGCGCGGCGGGACGTACGATCACGTTGAGGGTGGCTTCTTTCGGTACTCGACCACGCGCGACTGGAGCGTTCCCCACTTCGAAAAGATGGCCGAGGATCACGCCGGGCTGCTGCGCGTGCTCGCCGCGCTCGTGACGTTCGCTCCGACCGAGGATTTCCGCACGACGCTCGTCTCCGCGCTGGGCTACGTCCGCACCGTCCTGCTCGACTCGCAGACGGGATTCTTCGCGGGAAGCCAGGATGCCGACGAGAGCTACTTCGCGCTTCCGCTCGAACGGCGCCGCGAGCAAAGGGCGCCGTACGTCGATCGAACGTCCTACTCGAACTGGACGTGCGCGCTGGCGGGGGCGCTCTGCCTCGCGGCGCAGGCGCTCGACGACGACGCGCTGCTAACGAACGCGCAGCGGACGCTCGACAACGTCCACGATCGCCTCATCGATGCGGATGGCCTCGCGTACCACGTGCTACAGCCCGGCGGCGAGCCGGAGGTGCGCGGCCTGTTCACCGACCAGGTCGCGTACGCGCGAGCGCTGCTCGACGCCTACGAGACGACCGGAGCCGCGCGGTTTCTCGATCGCGCGCAATCGCTCTGCGACCCGGTGATAGAGCGCTTCGCGGCGGAGGACGGCGGTTTCTACGATCGCGTGCCTACGCCGCACGCGCTGGGACGGCTCGCGCTGACCGATCGTCCGATCGGTGACAACGGCACGTTCGCCGAGGTTCTGTTGCGGCTGGCCGCGCTGACGGAGTCGCCGACCTACCGCGACCGCGCCGAATCGATCCTGCGCGCCTACGCCGCCACGTCTGCGTCCGCCGGCCCGTTCGCGGCGACGTACGCGCGCGCGCTGCGGAGATTCCTCTCCCCGGAGGTCACCGTGCGCATCGCCGGCGCTCCCGAGCAGACCGCAGCGTTTCGCGAGGCCGCACTGCGGCTGCCGTCACCGTTCGTGGCGATTCGGACGCTCCCAGCCGAGGACGGCGCCGTCGCCGCGTATGTCTGCAAGGGGCGGGCGTGCGGGCCACCCGCGCGCGAGCCCGGCGCGCTGCGCGCCGCGTACGACGCGCTCGGGACCCTAGGTGCGGACGTAACTTAG
- the alaS gene encoding alanine--tRNA ligase — MKSQELRQAWIDFFVGKQHKLLPAATLVPHELSTTLFTIAGMEQFVPVFLGEQPAPAPRVVTVQRCLRVAGAKSDIESVGRTGRHGTFLEMLGNFSFGDYYKREAIAWAWEFVTEVLRLDPRRLYVTVHTDDDEAERIWVGEIGLDPKSVTRFDEENFWTMGATGPCGPCTEIFYDTGAEHASGPDDTGPNLGDRYVEVWNIVFQQYNRGADGQLTELPRKAIDTGAGLERMLAVCNGVASMYATDLFTDLVAAQPPIGRTSLSEQEQRARRNIIADHLRAATFLVNDGIYPSNTDRGFVLRFLIRRAIRNGKLLGYPDGFLAGLVPAVVRSLEPGYPELGESAPRIIAALRLEEQTFDRTLERGMTMLDRVIDEALARPERMIDGEQAFLLHDTYGFPLELTREIAAERGAAVDTLGFGRLMAEQRERARRDAAAKRDVVELSDLPAMRSEFTGYDEGLESDGEIVALLRGGATARSLTAGEEGSLILSRTSFYAERGGQIGDRGTIWSAGAAPARFEVRDTQYMGEAIAHHGVLLEGEITVGERVRSIVSDYWRREIRRHHTSAHLLQRALKDALGEEVNQAGSWVGIDRMRFDFRWPGGALTPEQKRDVAHRVNEMIRDDAHLVTRVLRLEEAKKTGAIWMAGEKYGDLIRVVQAGPSIEFCGGTHSHSTGELGMFVILSEFSIGSGIRRIESCVSEAAEEYVAKQSELIGTLASSLASAPDELSDRVEKMQRDVKDLQTALGQLRAKLAAADAQSYVDNAQRNGDRAFVGAVVHEADGEALRHLGNAIRARLRSGVVALAGVDSGRVSLLVSASDDLVKAGVHAGNLVKLAAPLVSGKGGGQAAQAQGGGTDAGGAEAALSAIRDAVFA, encoded by the coding sequence ATGAAGAGCCAAGAACTCCGGCAGGCGTGGATCGATTTCTTCGTCGGGAAGCAGCACAAGCTGCTTCCGGCGGCGACGTTGGTTCCGCACGAGTTGTCGACGACGCTCTTCACGATCGCCGGAATGGAGCAGTTCGTGCCCGTCTTTCTAGGCGAACAGCCGGCGCCGGCGCCGCGCGTGGTCACGGTGCAGCGTTGCCTGCGCGTAGCGGGCGCGAAGAGCGACATCGAGAGCGTCGGACGCACCGGGCGCCACGGCACGTTCCTCGAGATGCTCGGCAACTTCAGCTTCGGCGACTATTACAAGCGCGAGGCGATTGCGTGGGCGTGGGAGTTCGTCACGGAGGTGCTGCGGCTCGATCCGAGGCGATTGTACGTGACGGTGCACACGGACGACGACGAGGCCGAACGAATTTGGGTGGGCGAGATCGGCCTGGATCCAAAGAGCGTAACGCGCTTCGACGAGGAGAATTTCTGGACGATGGGCGCGACGGGCCCGTGTGGTCCGTGCACCGAGATCTTCTACGACACCGGCGCCGAGCACGCAAGCGGTCCGGACGATACGGGCCCGAATCTCGGCGACCGATACGTCGAGGTCTGGAACATCGTCTTCCAACAGTACAACCGGGGCGCTGACGGCCAACTGACGGAGCTCCCGCGTAAGGCGATCGACACCGGCGCCGGTCTCGAACGGATGCTCGCCGTGTGCAACGGCGTCGCGTCGATGTACGCGACGGATCTGTTCACCGACCTCGTGGCCGCGCAACCGCCGATCGGGCGCACGTCGCTGTCCGAGCAGGAGCAGCGGGCGCGCCGCAACATCATCGCCGACCACCTGCGCGCGGCGACGTTCCTCGTCAACGACGGCATCTATCCGTCCAACACCGATCGCGGCTTCGTGCTGCGCTTCCTGATCCGCCGCGCGATCCGCAACGGCAAGCTGCTCGGCTATCCGGACGGCTTTCTCGCGGGACTCGTGCCGGCGGTCGTTCGTTCACTCGAGCCGGGGTATCCGGAGCTGGGGGAGAGCGCGCCGCGCATCATCGCAGCGTTGCGGCTGGAGGAGCAGACCTTCGATCGCACGCTGGAGCGCGGCATGACGATGCTCGATCGCGTGATCGACGAGGCGCTCGCGCGTCCCGAGCGCATGATCGACGGCGAGCAGGCCTTTCTGCTTCACGACACCTATGGGTTTCCACTGGAGCTCACACGAGAGATCGCGGCGGAGCGCGGAGCCGCCGTCGACACGCTCGGCTTCGGCCGCCTCATGGCGGAACAGCGCGAGCGCGCGCGCCGCGACGCGGCGGCGAAGCGCGACGTGGTCGAGCTCTCTGACTTGCCGGCGATGCGCAGCGAGTTCACCGGTTACGACGAGGGCCTGGAGTCCGACGGAGAGATCGTGGCACTACTGCGCGGAGGAGCCACGGCGCGATCGCTGACCGCGGGTGAGGAAGGCTCACTCATCCTGAGCCGCACGTCGTTCTACGCCGAGCGGGGCGGCCAGATCGGCGACCGCGGCACGATTTGGTCGGCGGGCGCGGCGCCGGCGCGCTTCGAGGTGCGCGACACGCAATACATGGGCGAAGCCATCGCGCACCACGGCGTCTTGCTCGAAGGCGAGATAACGGTAGGGGAGCGCGTGCGCTCGATCGTCTCCGACTACTGGCGGCGCGAGATTCGCCGCCATCACACGTCCGCGCACCTGCTGCAGCGCGCGCTCAAGGACGCGCTCGGCGAAGAGGTCAATCAGGCCGGTTCGTGGGTCGGAATCGACCGCATGCGTTTCGACTTTCGCTGGCCCGGCGGCGCGCTGACGCCCGAGCAGAAGCGCGACGTGGCGCATCGCGTGAACGAGATGATCCGCGACGACGCGCATCTCGTCACGCGCGTGCTCCGGCTCGAGGAAGCCAAGAAGACCGGCGCGATCTGGATGGCCGGTGAGAAGTACGGCGACCTGATCCGCGTCGTGCAGGCCGGACCGTCCATCGAATTCTGCGGGGGCACGCATTCGCACTCCACCGGGGAGCTCGGCATGTTCGTGATCCTCTCGGAGTTCTCGATCGGCAGCGGCATACGGCGAATCGAATCGTGCGTGTCCGAGGCAGCCGAGGAGTACGTCGCCAAGCAATCCGAGCTGATCGGCACGCTCGCGTCGTCGCTCGCCTCGGCACCGGACGAGCTGAGCGATCGCGTCGAGAAGATGCAGCGCGACGTCAAAGACTTGCAGACCGCGCTCGGGCAGCTGCGGGCCAAGCTCGCAGCGGCCGACGCGCAGTCGTACGTCGACAACGCTCAGCGGAACGGCGATCGCGCTTTCGTTGGGGCCGTCGTGCACGAGGCCGACGGCGAGGCGCTGCGCCATCTCGGCAACGCGATTCGCGCGCGGCTGCGCAGCGGCGTCGTTGCATTGGCCGGCGTCGATAGCGGCCGGGTCAGCCTGCTCGTGAGCGCGAGCGACGATCTCGTGAAAGCGGGCGTACACGCCGGCAATCTGGTCAAGCTGGCGGCTCCGCTGGTTTCCGGAAAGGGCGGCGGCCAGGCCGCGCAGGCGCAGGGCGGCGGAACCGATGCGGGCGGTGCGGAGGCCGCGCTGAGCGCGATTCGCGACGCCGTCTTCGCATGA
- a CDS encoding STAS domain-containing protein, with translation MDIKVNVREAPGDCYVVDLSGEIDVYTSPKVKDAIGDLIDRGVYHLIINLEKVRYIDSTGLGVLIGGLKRVREHGGSVNLVCTNPQIKKIFDITGLVKIFGIFDSEDAAMKALV, from the coding sequence TTGGACATCAAGGTAAACGTACGCGAAGCCCCGGGTGATTGCTACGTCGTCGATCTGAGCGGTGAGATTGACGTCTACACGTCGCCGAAGGTCAAGGATGCGATCGGCGACTTGATCGACCGCGGCGTTTATCACCTGATCATCAATCTCGAGAAGGTGCGATATATCGATTCGACCGGCCTGGGCGTTTTGATCGGCGGCCTGAAGCGCGTCCGCGAGCACGGCGGCTCGGTAAATCTGGTGTGCACCAACCCTCAGATCAAGAAGATCTTCGACATCACGGGACTGGTCAAGATCTTTGGGATTTTCGATAGCGAGGATGCCGCGATGAAGGCCCTGGTATGA
- a CDS encoding SigB/SigF/SigG family RNA polymerase sigma factor, translated as MTERNDARPDRKRTRALFGKFIRARRRHSDRPEPAEPEYERLRNELIVVHLNLVRFLAVRFANRGEPLDDLVQVGTVGLLKAIDRFDLERGVEFTTYATPTIVGEIKRYFRDKGWAVKVPRRLQELNLAVNRASDKLAIELGRSPTVAELAAHLNAGEDEILEAQELGQAYNLLSLDSEVSGEADKKSQTLADTVGVSDAGLELLEDRANLERAFHVLTGRERVIIYLRFYESVSQTEIAKRLNVSQMHVSRLQAKALEKLRAVLAE; from the coding sequence GTGACCGAACGGAACGACGCGCGCCCCGACCGCAAACGGACGCGCGCTCTTTTTGGGAAGTTCATCCGCGCCCGCCGGCGGCATTCCGACCGGCCGGAACCCGCCGAGCCCGAGTACGAGCGCCTGCGCAACGAGCTCATCGTCGTGCACCTCAACTTGGTACGATTCCTCGCGGTGCGGTTCGCGAATCGCGGCGAACCGCTCGACGACTTGGTGCAAGTCGGCACTGTAGGGCTGCTGAAGGCCATCGATCGCTTCGACCTGGAGCGCGGCGTCGAATTCACGACATATGCGACGCCTACGATCGTCGGCGAGATCAAGCGCTACTTTCGCGACAAGGGCTGGGCCGTCAAGGTGCCACGCCGCCTGCAAGAGCTCAACCTCGCCGTCAATCGCGCGAGCGACAAGCTGGCGATCGAGCTCGGGCGCAGCCCCACGGTGGCCGAACTGGCCGCGCACCTCAACGCCGGCGAAGACGAGATTCTCGAGGCGCAGGAACTCGGCCAAGCCTACAACCTGCTGTCTCTGGATAGCGAAGTCTCCGGCGAAGCCGACAAAAAGTCGCAGACCCTCGCCGATACCGTTGGCGTTTCCGACGCCGGGCTCGAGCTACTCGAGGATCGCGCTAACCTCGAGCGCGCGTTCCACGTGCTGACTGGACGCGAGCGCGTCATCATCTACCTGAGATTCTACGAATCGGTCTCGCAGACGGAGATCGCCAAGCGTCTCAACGTGTCCCAAATGCACGTCTCTCGCCTCCAAGCTAAAGCACTCGAAAAGCTTCGCGCTGTATTGGCCGAGTAG
- a CDS encoding L-threonylcarbamoyladenylate synthase translates to MFDGRVINAAAASVEDVAEAVARVAFSGGTVILPNDTSYMIGCDPYDYAAIDRVYAAKGRPDNRPLTLHVATPSEFLEYAGENALAVVAAKRLLPAPVILLIRKPAFISDELAAGLQTLAFRVPDDDFARAVLERCGPIAGTTANPPGGVRYRGGADRSMLPSADLLVEHGPTRYDSESSIVDLSGAHARLLREGAVSEQRLTELFGPIERPTIKVRKLA, encoded by the coding sequence GTGTTTGATGGAAGGGTAATCAACGCTGCTGCGGCGAGCGTCGAAGATGTCGCCGAGGCAGTCGCCCGCGTCGCCTTTTCGGGCGGCACCGTCATCTTGCCGAACGACACCAGCTACATGATCGGATGCGATCCCTACGACTACGCCGCGATCGATCGCGTCTATGCCGCCAAGGGGCGGCCGGATAACCGGCCACTCACGTTGCACGTCGCGACGCCGTCGGAATTCTTAGAGTACGCTGGAGAGAACGCGCTTGCGGTCGTCGCGGCCAAACGGCTGCTTCCGGCGCCCGTCATCCTGTTGATACGCAAACCGGCGTTCATCAGCGACGAGTTGGCCGCCGGCTTGCAGACGCTGGCGTTTCGCGTCCCCGACGACGATTTTGCACGGGCCGTGCTGGAGCGCTGCGGACCCATCGCGGGGACGACGGCCAACCCGCCGGGCGGGGTGCGCTATCGCGGCGGCGCGGATCGTTCCATGCTGCCGTCCGCGGATCTCCTCGTCGAGCATGGACCGACACGGTACGATAGCGAATCATCCATCGTCGATCTCTCCGGTGCGCACGCGCGTCTACTGCGGGAGGGCGCGGTCTCGGAGCAGCGCCTTACGGAGTTGTTCGGACCGATCGAACGCCCAACGATAAAGGTACGCAAACTCGCATGA
- a CDS encoding replication-associated recombination protein A yields MRPRTADEFVGQEDLMAPGRVLRTAIERDAVPSMILWGPPGTGKTTLAEIVARSTGAYFERMSAVSAGVADLRRVVNEARTRERSGKRTVLFIDEIHRFNKAQQDAILPYVEDGTVVFIGATTENPSFEVNSALLSRARVFVLQQLSDAEVGTIVDRALEDSERGLGAQGVSLDDEARRVLVGLANGDARAALNALEFAAASAAKRDGARTIDAAVVREAMQRRGTAYDKSGDMHYDTISAFIKSIRASDPDAALYWLARMIDGGEDPLFIARRLVILASEDVGLADSRGLSVAVAAQQAAHFVGMPEAFFPLGHATLYLATAPKSNSVGTSFAAAMADVQETRNEPVPLHLRNAPTGLMRELGYGEGYHYAHDDYDVKQLNLPENLRERRYFSRDKKRRPE; encoded by the coding sequence ATGCGCCCGCGCACTGCCGATGAGTTCGTCGGCCAAGAGGACCTGATGGCCCCGGGCCGCGTCTTGCGTACGGCCATCGAGCGCGACGCGGTCCCGTCGATGATCCTGTGGGGCCCGCCCGGCACGGGGAAGACGACGCTCGCGGAAATCGTAGCGCGCTCGACGGGCGCTTACTTCGAGCGCATGTCGGCGGTCAGCGCCGGGGTCGCCGATCTTCGGCGAGTCGTCAACGAGGCCAGAACGCGCGAACGCTCCGGCAAACGCACCGTGCTCTTCATCGACGAGATCCATCGTTTCAACAAGGCGCAGCAGGACGCGATCCTACCTTACGTCGAGGATGGGACGGTCGTCTTCATCGGCGCAACGACCGAGAACCCGTCCTTCGAGGTGAACTCGGCGTTGCTGTCGCGAGCTCGCGTGTTCGTCCTCCAGCAGTTGTCGGATGCCGAGGTTGGAACGATCGTGGATCGGGCGCTCGAGGATAGCGAGCGCGGCCTAGGCGCACAGGGTGTTTCGCTCGACGACGAAGCGCGCAGAGTTTTAGTGGGGCTCGCCAACGGCGACGCGCGCGCCGCACTGAACGCGTTAGAGTTCGCCGCTGCATCGGCGGCGAAGCGCGACGGTGCCCGCACGATCGATGCGGCCGTCGTGCGCGAGGCGATGCAGCGGCGCGGGACGGCATACGACAAGTCCGGCGACATGCACTACGATACGATCAGTGCCTTCATCAAGTCGATCCGCGCGAGCGATCCCGATGCCGCCCTCTACTGGCTCGCGCGCATGATCGATGGCGGCGAGGATCCGCTCTTCATCGCGCGCCGTCTCGTGATCCTCGCGTCAGAAGACGTCGGACTCGCGGATTCGAGAGGTTTGAGCGTCGCGGTCGCGGCGCAGCAGGCGGCGCACTTCGTCGGTATGCCGGAGGCGTTTTTCCCGCTCGGTCACGCGACGCTCTATCTCGCGACGGCGCCGAAGAGCAACAGCGTCGGCACGTCGTTCGCCGCCGCGATGGCGGACGTGCAGGAGACTCGCAACGAGCCCGTTCCGCTGCACCTGCGCAACGCGCCGACCGGACTCATGCGCGAGTTGGGCTACGGTGAGGGATATCATTACGCGCACGACGACTACGACGTCAAGCAGTTGAACCTGCCGGAGAACCTTCGGGAGCGGCGCTACTTTAGTCGGGACAAAAAAAGGCGGCCCGAGTGA
- a CDS encoding ATP-binding protein, with the protein MNQPVLHAIPELVELRIPARPEWVALARLAAATVANRLSFSIEEIEDVKLAVAEACTAVIQHESHGEFIQLTCEALSDSLRVRVHDSGRHGVEATDARRMDFDEARIAGLGVFLIRTLMDEVSYDVHPQLGTDLLMVKRLAER; encoded by the coding sequence ATGAATCAGCCCGTCCTGCACGCGATTCCGGAGCTCGTCGAGCTGCGGATTCCGGCGCGGCCCGAATGGGTCGCGCTCGCGCGTCTGGCCGCCGCCACCGTGGCGAACCGGTTGAGCTTTTCGATCGAAGAGATCGAGGACGTGAAGCTGGCCGTCGCGGAGGCGTGCACGGCGGTGATTCAACACGAGAGCCACGGCGAGTTCATCCAGCTGACCTGCGAGGCACTATCCGACTCCCTTCGCGTGCGCGTGCACGACAGCGGCCGGCACGGCGTCGAAGCGACCGACGCGCGGCGCATGGATTTCGACGAGGCCCGCATCGCCGGGCTCGGCGTCTTTCTCATTCGGACGCTGATGGACGAAGTGAGCTACGACGTGCACCCGCAATTGGGAACCGACTTGCTGATGGTAAAGAGGTTAGCCGAACGCTAG
- a CDS encoding cysteine desulfurase family protein, translating into MNSDRIYLDNASTTPLRPEAADAMRVAFAESGFNPSSQHAEGRRARAVLDDARDRVAAALGTNRKDIVFTGSGTEADNQAILGAARVLRRPGHVIASAIEHHAVLAALEQLRSEGFETTLLPVESDGTVLPAAFAHALRSDTVLASVMYVNNEIGTVQPIADLARIARQRGVLFHCDAIQAPSWLPIDVSDLGVDMLSLSAHKFGGPKGVGVLYVRDGIAIMPLVHGGGQESGRRAGTENVAGAAGLATALELAAAERAEKRPRVAGLRDRLEEGIRSTVHDVCVNGAAGPRSANIANVSFAGVDSAALLIALDLAGVAVSAGSACTSGALEPSHVLGALGLDPTWTRGAIRFSLGSATTPVEVERTIAVLPGLIGRLRGNG; encoded by the coding sequence GTGAATTCCGATCGAATTTATCTGGACAATGCGTCGACCACCCCGCTTCGTCCGGAAGCAGCGGACGCGATGCGCGTAGCGTTTGCAGAGAGCGGCTTTAACCCCAGTTCGCAGCACGCCGAAGGGCGCCGAGCCCGCGCCGTTCTGGACGACGCGCGCGACCGGGTCGCCGCGGCGCTGGGTACGAACCGCAAAGACATCGTCTTCACCGGTAGCGGAACCGAGGCGGACAACCAGGCAATACTAGGAGCCGCTCGGGTGTTGCGGCGGCCCGGGCACGTGATCGCCAGCGCGATCGAGCATCACGCGGTGCTCGCGGCACTCGAGCAGTTGCGAAGCGAGGGGTTCGAGACCACGCTGCTGCCCGTCGAATCCGACGGAACGGTGCTACCTGCGGCTTTTGCGCACGCGTTGCGCTCGGATACAGTGCTCGCGTCGGTAATGTATGTCAACAACGAAATCGGTACCGTGCAGCCCATAGCGGATCTCGCGCGAATCGCGCGTCAACGCGGCGTTCTCTTCCATTGCGATGCAATACAGGCGCCCAGCTGGCTGCCGATCGACGTTTCCGACCTGGGCGTGGATATGCTCTCGCTGTCGGCGCATAAGTTCGGCGGGCCCAAAGGCGTCGGCGTACTGTACGTGCGCGACGGCATCGCCATCATGCCGCTGGTTCACGGGGGAGGGCAGGAGTCGGGCCGTCGCGCCGGCACCGAAAACGTCGCAGGCGCGGCCGGGCTGGCTACCGCTCTGGAGTTGGCCGCGGCCGAGCGCGCCGAGAAGAGGCCGAGGGTCGCCGGGCTGCGCGACCGCCTCGAAGAGGGCATCCGCTCGACGGTGCACGACGTGTGCGTCAACGGGGCGGCGGGACCGAGATCCGCCAACATCGCCAACGTTAGCTTCGCGGGGGTCGACTCTGCCGCACTATTGATCGCGCTGGACCTCGCCGGCGTCGCGGTCTCGGCGGGCAGCGCCTGTACCTCCGGCGCGCTCGAGCCCAGCCACGTCCTCGGGGCGCTAGGTCTGGACCCGACTTGGACCCGGGGGGCGATCCGATTCTCGCTGGGGTCGGCGACGACGCCCGTGGAAGTCGAGCGTACCATCGCGGTCCTACCCGGGTTGATCGGCCGGCTCCGGGGGAATGGGTAG
- a CDS encoding LptA/OstA family protein — protein MIRFTSALAGALALVTPLALAAPPRSPAPQRSPAAQRSPGARARSPVPSAAASPPGGQASFDLGVWTVHASSIDANFKSGDFSTPAKIVMTRVGGDVSADRAKGNYKKQMLYLNGHVVMHDSQGNGLSSLEGGAPSQSAGPSTLTADQAQIDGAAKVYKAIGSVHYVQADTVVDADTGTLDDANHSLLLEGAVHITQGARSMNARKVLYNTETGSAHAEGDVTMQFPNEVHRGIATPRPLKIPKNGLTQPAGSPSAKP, from the coding sequence ATGATCCGATTCACTTCCGCACTCGCCGGCGCCCTCGCTCTCGTCACTCCGCTCGCGCTCGCCGCGCCGCCGCGCTCGCCGGCGCCGCAACGCTCGCCGGCAGCACAGCGTTCGCCGGGCGCCCGCGCGCGTTCGCCCGTCCCGTCGGCGGCGGCATCGCCACCGGGAGGGCAGGCGTCGTTCGATCTCGGCGTCTGGACGGTTCACGCCAGCTCGATCGACGCGAACTTCAAGAGCGGCGACTTCAGCACGCCCGCGAAGATCGTGATGACGCGCGTCGGTGGCGATGTGTCCGCCGATCGCGCGAAGGGCAACTACAAGAAGCAGATGCTCTATCTCAACGGACACGTCGTCATGCACGATTCACAGGGCAACGGTCTCAGCAGCCTCGAGGGCGGCGCGCCGTCGCAGTCCGCGGGCCCCTCGACTCTCACCGCGGATCAAGCCCAGATCGACGGAGCGGCGAAGGTCTACAAAGCGATCGGAAGCGTCCACTACGTGCAGGCGGACACCGTCGTGGATGCCGACACCGGCACGCTCGATGACGCAAACCACAGTCTCTTGCTCGAGGGCGCGGTCCACATCACGCAAGGCGCGCGCAGCATGAACGCGCGTAAGGTCCTCTACAACACTGAAACGGGAAGCGCTCACGCGGAGGGCGACGTCACGATGCAGTTCCCGAACGAGGTGCACCGCGGAATCGCGACTCCGAGGCCGCTGAAAATTCCGAAGAACGGTCTGACCCAGCCGGCGGGTTCTCCCAGCGCGAAACCTTGA
- a CDS encoding DUF948 domain-containing protein, with protein MSSTEYGSLILDVFVGVGALLVGIGVLVAALALAKTLRRLRTTLDEVDRQLENVSTPVRRTLAHVDGVTKSLEDTAGTLSRTADLTKSAVVPAIVNVGATLGGVTAGLRRLLTGTDKRS; from the coding sequence TTGAGCAGTACCGAGTACGGGAGCCTGATTCTCGACGTATTCGTCGGAGTCGGTGCCCTGTTGGTTGGGATCGGCGTCCTGGTCGCGGCGCTAGCGCTGGCGAAGACGCTGCGCCGCCTGCGGACGACGCTGGACGAGGTCGACCGTCAGTTGGAAAACGTCAGCACGCCGGTGCGCCGCACGCTGGCGCACGTGGACGGCGTGACGAAGTCGCTGGAGGACACCGCGGGCACGCTGTCGCGGACGGCCGACCTGACCAAGAGCGCGGTCGTGCCGGCCATCGTGAACGTCGGCGCAACCCTCGGCGGCGTGACCGCCGGTTTACGGCGATTGCTTACGGGAACAGATAAGAGAAGCTAG